GACGATTACACGATCAACGGTTCCCAAAGCTTCTACTAAGCCGCGTACAGCCGCAATCATAGCTACTTCACTATTGAGTTGGTTGATGGCAGAACCGACACCAACACCAGCAGCACCAGCCGCGATCGCCAACGGTGCGGTAACGTTAGAAATGCCGGAAGCACACAATACTGGTACTGACACAGCACGAGAAATTTCATAAGCTGCGGCCAAGGTGGGGGCAGCTTTTTCAATTAACCCCAAGCTTCCGGGGTGGGTAGGCTGGCTGCTAGTACCGCCTTCAGTTTGGATAATATCTGCTCCAGCCTTAACTAGTTCTTCGGCTAACTGTACCTGTTGATCTAGTTTGAGAATGTGGGGAACAGTCACAGATAGGGTAATTTCTGCTAACGAAGCACGGGTTTGTTTTGTTAACGCTAGGACTTCTTCAGCCTCAAATCTGCGTCCTTGAGCGTAGAAAGAATCGAAGTTACCAATTTCAATTAAATCTGCACCAGCCTCTACTGCTAAGACAAATTTTTCTGGTTCTACTGCTGAGACACAAACTGGTAGAGTGATCAATCTTTTAACTAGCTGAACCAAATCAGCATCGGCGGCGATATCTACAAAAGTTGCACCACCCAGTTCAGCAGCTTTTACAATAGCTGCGACGTGATTAGCGTCAAAGTTGTTCAAACCGCTAATTACTTTCAGTACGCGGTGGTTGGTGAATGCACGTTGCAGTGTCGAAGGCATTGCCATAATTATTCTGTTGAAGCTACGAAAATTAGGTTTATTTTACCGCCCCTCAGATGACGACAGCACTAAATTTATCTAAAAAAGAGTGGGCGATCGCCACCGCAAGAAGTACCATAACATTCAAATCGGCGATTTTATCTGAGCATTTTTACCAATGACTATTTATTTCTACACAACTGGCGAACAATACGGTTGTTTTTCTAACTTTTCATCTCACGGATTTGTATTAGATGATTTGTATTGGTTCACCAGTGAACATTACTTTCAATCCCAAAAGTTTTTAGGCACACCTCATGTAGAACAGATTCGTTTAGTAAAATCACCAAAAGAAGCTGCCAAAATGGGACGAGAGAGAACTCGCCCTTTACGTCCAGATTGGTCAGAAGTTAAAGACGATATCATGCGGAAGGCGGTGTTACGCAAATTTGCAACTCATGCTGATATTAAGGAAATTCTGCTGTCAACTGGCGATGAAGAAATTGTTGAGAACTCTCCCATCGATTACTACTGGGGTTGTGGAGCCGATGGTAGTGGTAAAAATATGTTAGGCATAATTTTGATGGAAACTCGTGAAATATTACGCTAAATTAAAAATGTTAAAGTTAAATAATATACCAGTAATTTTGAAGTTTCCAATCATTGTAGAGGCTGATAATTAAGTGATATAATGATTTCATAGCACGAAGATAGTCTATTCTCCATTACAGTGGTAGTAAAAGTTACTAATCTTCGGTTAACACATTCTTAATTTCTGCTCCATATGCTGGCTCACATACACAAGCATATTC
Above is a genomic segment from Nostoc sp. MS1 containing:
- a CDS encoding NADAR family protein encodes the protein MTIYFYTTGEQYGCFSNFSSHGFVLDDLYWFTSEHYFQSQKFLGTPHVEQIRLVKSPKEAAKMGRERTRPLRPDWSEVKDDIMRKAVLRKFATHADIKEILLSTGDEEIVENSPIDYYWGCGADGSGKNMLGIILMETREILR
- a CDS encoding DUF561 domain-containing protein → MAMPSTLQRAFTNHRVLKVISGLNNFDANHVAAIVKAAELGGATFVDIAADADLVQLVKRLITLPVCVSAVEPEKFVLAVEAGADLIEIGNFDSFYAQGRRFEAEEVLALTKQTRASLAEITLSVTVPHILKLDQQVQLAEELVKAGADIIQTEGGTSSQPTHPGSLGLIEKAAPTLAAAYEISRAVSVPVLCASGISNVTAPLAIAAGAAGVGVGSAINQLNSEVAMIAAVRGLVEALGTVDRVIV